Sequence from the Aquimarina sp. Aq107 genome:
ATCGAAAAAATAGGTAGTAACTTATGGACTGATTATAATGTTCATGATCCGGGCGTGACCATCTTGGAGATGTTATCTTACGCAATAACAGATCTTTCTCAACGTATCGAAATGCCAATAGAAAACTTATTAGCATCTAAAGAAAATAATTTTGCTAAGATGCATGAGCAATTTCTTTCAGCAATAAATATTTTACCAACTAAACCAATTACAGCGATAGACTACAGAAATTTATTTATTCATGTGGAAGGTGTCAAAAACGCTTGGATTAAGGCACATGAACAATATATACATATTAATTGTGATGTACACCCAGCACAACTTTCTTATAACGTTTTTGATGAAGATCAATTGGTACCTGCTCCTTTTAAATTACAAGGACTTAATGATATCATCTTAGATCTCGAAGATGAAGTTGAAGATCCAGATATTATCATTAATAAGGTACGAGATATCTATCATCAGAATAGAAATCTTTGTGAAGATATAGTAGATGTAACACTGGTGCAAGAAGATCCGATAGCAATCTGCGCATATATTGATCTTAAACCAGGAGCTGATGAAGAATATGTGCTGGCATTGATTTATCAAGCTATAGATTTTTATTTTTCTCCGACGGTCAGTTTTTATTCTCTTCAGCAGATGTTCGATAGAGGATACACTACAGATCAGATTTTTGAAGGCCCTATTCCATTTAAGGGCGGCTGTGTAGATTTTGAAGATGTAAAAGGAGGGTTTATAGACAAACAAGAACTTATAGCAGCAGACCTTAGAAAGCAAGTAAGACTTTCAGATATGATTCAATTAATTATGAATATCGAAGGAGTAAATGTGATCAAGGATATTTCTATTGGTAATTGCGATGGAACACTCGGTTTAGAAGGTTCATGGAATATATGTATTAAAGATTGGCATAAACCCATTCGTTGCGACAAAAGTACGTTTAACTTCACTAAAGGTTTATTACCAATCGGTATTAATCAAAGTAAACTAGAGGAGTATGAAGAGCAACTAAAAGCAGAAGAAAAGGCAAAACAACTAAGTGTTGATATCGAAGATGTAGAAATGCCTCTGGGATCTTATCAAGCGCCAGAAAGTTATACAACTATTCAGAATGATTTTCCTGACACTTATGGCATCTCTACGATTGGACTTCCGGGTAATGCTAGTGTTTCTCGTAAAGCCAAAGCAGAACAACTAAAAGGGTATTTATTATTCTTTGATCAAATATTGGCAAACTATCTAAAGCAATTATCTAAAGTAAAGGATCTGTTATCTGTAGACGAGGATTTAAGAAAGCTGTATTTGGATAACACGGTACTTACAGCAGATGAAGAATTAAAAGTAAAACAAACTTTTTATACTCAGAAAGTAAACGATATAACTGACATTAAAAAGATACTAACAGATGCTCCAATATATGAGCAAGATCTTATAGAAACAATGAATAATGTCAAAGGACAATATACAGGTGATGAAGTTTTCTATAAAAGAAGAAATGAGTTTTTAGATCATTTAATAGGTCGGTTTGCAGAGCGGTTTTCGGATTATGTATTTATTATGAAAATACTATATGGAGATAATCAAAGTGCCAATGATGAAATTCTTAGAGCGAAGCTAAGTTTTTTACAAGACTATAAACAAATCAGTTGCGAGAGAGGATTAGGTTTTAATTATTGTAATCCCAAAACTACGGATACTGATAATGGTATCTGGGATACATTTAATATTTCTGGGTTTCAGAAAAGAGTATCACGTCTTTTAGGAGTCGTTGATTACAAAAGACGAGATCTAGTGACAGAGTTTTTAGAAGTCTATGAAGAAGCGGATGATGATGATGTAATAGAGTATCGTTGGAGAATAAAAAACGAAACACAAATATTATTATCATCTAGTAAACATTATCATAATTTATCCGATGCTTTCGAAGAATTATTCCTAGCATATCATCTAGCCAAGAATCCTGATAACTATGATCTCAAACTTACGGTAGATGGTACGAAAACCTATTTTAATCTTATCAATCCAAGAGTTACTGATCCAGATAGCGAAGATCGAATTATCGCAAGAAGAATCGCTTTTACAGATACAGAAGAAGAGTCAATAGAAGCAAGAGATGCATTAATTGAATTGATAAAAGAAATCAGCGCAGATGAAGGCATGTATGTGATTGAGCATATTTTGTTACGTCCAGACACCAATAATCTTAATCAATTTGATGCAGATCCACCAGAAATACTATTGCCAGATGCAGGACCAGAGGATTTTATGCCTACTTGTTTGGATTCTGATTGTAAAACATGTAGCCCTGTAGACCCTTATTCATACAGAGTGACAATTATATTGCCGGGTTGGACAGAAAGATTTGGTAATAAAGATTTCAGGACGTTTGCAGAGCAGTTAATTCGTGAGGAACTCCCAGCTCATGTACTAGCTAAAATTTGTTGGATAGGATATCCTAAAGGATTGATTTCTGATGAAGAAAATGAAATGCTCAACATACAAGAAAAATATAAAGCCTTTTTAGAACTATTGCATTGCGATCAGATTATTGATAGTAAATCGGCTATAGAAAATTACAGAAGTACAGTTAATGAATTAGTGGATTGTATGAATAATGTACATACCATTTATCACACAGGAAGATTACATGATTGTGATAATGATGATACAGAAGAAACGGGAAACAAAATAATATTAGGAAGAACGAATATTGGCAACCTTTAAAAAAGAAGAAACGTCATGGCAACAATAAAACTAGAAGAAATTACAACACAATATAGATCGTTTGTTCCTGATCAGGTGTTGACAGCAGAACAACTCAATACAATTATTGATTATTTTGAAGATCAAAATAGGTTAACACGAGTGTGTCTAAGTGGCGTCGGTATTGTGTGTGGACTGAATATGACATACACGGAGAACTCTTCCATCAGTGTGTCAGAGGGATGTGGAGTAACAACAGATGGAGACCTTGTCAAATATGAAGGAAAAACCTATACTCATTTTAAACTCTTTGAAGATAGAGATGCAGAGTATCCAAAATTTCAAGATAATGGGAACATTCTGGAGCTGTTTACGACAGAAGAATCAGAAGAGGTAGCAGCAGCAACATTAAATACATTAGAAAGTATTGCAAACAAAGTTGTGGTGCTGTACTTAGAAAATTACGCCAAAGAAGAAACGCCATGTACTTCTATAGATTGTGATACTCAAGGTAAGGAACAAGTTGCCAAGATTAGAATATTATTACTCAATAAAGCAGATGTCGAAGCTATGAATGTTACCGATGCTGTTTTTACAAAACATAATACTATAGAGGATTATTTAGAATTACCTAAAGTGTCGGTGAAAAGAGTAATACTCAATCAAAATAATACGACAAAGTATGTGAATCTTATCGCTAGCTATTTTCGCTCAATAAATGAAGCACCCTCTGCTTCATTTAGTTTAATAACAGGAGTCACAAGTTTATTTACAAATTTTAATAGGTTGTTGCAACTAGATCAGGCAGCTTCAAAATTGACAACAATAACAGACGGTTTCAAAAAAATCTTTAATTTTTCGATTAATAGAATTCCTTTAGATATTCAATATCGATATGACGTATTAAAAGATGTAGAAGAGACCTACGAAGAAATAAAAATACTGTTATACGACCTTAGAATGGTGTGTTGTCCTTTAGAAACATCATTCCCTAAGCATTTACTACTAGGAGAATTGGTAACAGATAAAGAATATTTGATTTGCCGACATGCATTTTATCCTTCTATAATTATTCCTAATAGCGATGAAAGACTAAAAGAAATTAGAAGTTTGATGGATCGTATATATTATATGGTAAGAGAATATGTGGTCAATTTTGAAGAGTTGATAAAGATCACGCCTTCAAAGGATTATATATTCGATTTAAGTGATAGATCGATACCATATTATTTTGAAACAACAAAAAATCTGATTAAATCGTGGGATCATAATAAATCTATTAAGTATCAGTATGAGAGTAATTTAGGGTATCAGTCTAAAAACTTGTCTACGAATGATGCAGTACAAAACCCGTTAGATTATTGCTTGAATAAATTTGACTTCTATCGAATAGAAGGACATTTAGGAAAGGATTATCGAGAGGCTCTCACGGCAATTAACGAGATTAAGGTAGACAAAGGTTTGGCTTTTGATGTTAAAGTATTGAGCATTGATGAGACACTGGAGGATATTGATATCACAGAATATAACTGTCATTTTGATGATCTTAATACAATCCTTTTAGCATTTTTAAAAGAACAAAAATGTTTATATCAAGATGTAGCTCAATTCTTTTCAGGATTTAGTGTCACCGAACCAGGTAAAAACAAATATTATGTTGTAGATGATTTTGGAAGAACAGTCACAACAGATATAAGAGAAGAACGGGAAGCAATATTAAAGAAAGATTCTAGAACAGTTAATGATCTTACTTCTCTAACGAATAGAATAACATCAGGAAATGGAGCGAATTTAGAATTAATCACTACGCAATCTATTTTATATCAACCAATTGAAATAATAGAAGAAAGTCTTTATAAAGATGAAGATGTAATTGGAGCAGTAATTAATGAAGCTATTTTAGAGAATCCAGATAGAGAAGCGGATACTTTAATTAGAGTAATAGAGGACAAAATCAGGGAGAATGATGCTATCAATGAATTAGATGAAGAAACAAGAATAGTTACCATTAGATTACCCTATGAATTATTAACCTATGCTAGAGCAACTACAAGATTAATACCTACTTCGATTTCAGAATTAAATTTTTCGAGGTTGGATAGATTCTCATCCTCAGTAAAAGAACTTTGTGAATTGGTAGATGACTATCAGAAAAGAATCAATACGATTCTATATAGAAATCAACAAAGCAGCTACGTTAGAAGAGGATTTGAGTCAAGGATAGAATTATTATTAAATCAGCTAACAGTTAATTGTTGTGCAGCAGAAAAAATTCAGGTATTACTTGATGACATTGAAAAGCGTAAACAAGAAATTTTAGCTCAAAAAACCTTAGCCAAGTTTGTAGAAAAACACCCGGGATTAGAACACAAAGCAGGAGTACAACCCGGCGGAACTTTTATTATGGTATATAAAGGAAAACCTAGTGAGACTACTATTGGTAGAGAGCAAGAAGATGAAGTAGAAAGAGAAATAGCCGCTTTTACTCAAAGAATGAATGCACTAAGAGGAGAAGCATCGGTAGATTTAGAACTAGAAAAACAACTTAAAGGATTATTAAGTAGAGAAGAGTCATTATTAGCGTCCAGTGATATTAATTTACCACAAGGAACTGTATTAGCAGATTTTGCATTGCCATATATGTGCTGTTCTGATTGTGCTCCAGTTAATTTTATTATTCCTGCACAAAAAGTATCTCTTAGATTACCGGTTGCTTTTGTATGTCTTGATGATACGACACAGCCTATACTTTTTGAAGTGATTCCAGAAGATGGAGAAGTAAAAGCAAATGTCGAAGCACCATTGAATGGAGGAGTTCGACTGAATGAAGATAATAGATATGTTTTTGATCCACAATTGGTAAGTCCAGCATTACGTGGAACAGAAATTACGTTTACCGTAAATGATCAATTTACAGATGCGAAAATAACTGTGTATGAGAAACCTGTTTTCGATTTTGAGGTAGATGGAATCGTCTATGATTTTGAGAAAGGTGTAGCGCAGGTAACTTTTGGTGTTACAGGAGAAGACTTGCCGGACGATGTGAGTTTCGAATGGAATTTTGGAGATAATACACCTAATATTGTAACTACCCAAGATGCTATCATACATACCTACGAATTAGCTGCTATTGACGGTAATATGGTCGAGGTATCTTTAACGGCTTCAAATGGTCCTTGTGAGCCCGCAATTACGAAAGAAATAGAGTTTGAAGAACAAGAAATATTTATAGGTTTTGAAGAAGGGAATGTATGTTTGGGTAGAGAAGTGGTAACGGTAAACTTCACAGTAACTCCAGCGAATGGTGATGTAACAACAGAAGTTACAGGAATAATGATTATTGAGAATAATCGCATAGAGATTGATCCAACTACTTTTGAAAGTTATGATGAACCTGTTGTTTTTAGTGTGAATGGTCAACCATATCCAGTTGATGAAACTTCATTAGTAGTTTGGAAAAAACCTTCATTCGGAATAACATTTTCGCCTAACCCAATAGAAATTCCGGAAGGAGTTGACGAGGTTGAAGTTACATTTACGTTAGAAAATTTAAATGACTTTAATCAGGATTTATTTGATTACCGTTGGATCTTCAATGGAGATGAAAATGATGATAATCTTTCAGGGTTAAGTGTTACACAGACTTTTACCGGTCTAGGCGGGACCGATACAAATCCAATAATAAATGTAGAATTAAGAGTGTCAGGAGATGGAGATCCTTGTGGACCAGATAGTGTAGACCTGGAAATACCAATAACTATAATCCCTCCTATAGAAATACACTTGCCAAATGACGATTTCTGTATCAATGACGGTCGACCACAAGTATTTATAATAACACCAGAAGGAGCGGATCCTACTATCGTTGGTAATGGTGTAGCTCGAAGAAATGGTAGATTCGAATTTACTCCGTCCAATAGTAATTTGGGGAATGTTTCATTTACAGTAGATGGAGAACCTTCGGATTATAATGTAACTGTTCATAGAATACCCGAAACTTTAATATTCTATACAGGTAATCGTAGCGAATTTATAATTGGAGCGCAAAGAAATCTAGATGAAAATTGGGTTTTTGAATGGAAAGATATTCAACTGTTAGATAATACAGGAAAAGAGATTGATCCTTCTTTCATACAAGTAACTAATAATATTATTAGATGTGTTGGAGAGAATCTCAATTTTGATAGCGGATCGGTTAATCTTGTTGTTAATAGATTTATTGGTGAAGAATTATCCTGCGATAGTGAATTTTCAGAAGAGATTGTATTAGATGAAATTCCTTGCGAAACCCGTCAATTTGGTTTTGTAAATTATATTTACGAAGCATTAATAAACCTTGCCACTAACGATGGAGCACTTAATACAGATAATGAGGTTCTTAAAAAATTAGTTACACTCGTACTAGAAGAATATAGATTCTTCTCTGATATAGAGAATAGAAAATTATATGAGAGACCTCTAGATGATACATTTGCCAGGTTTGACAATTTCTTTGATAGTAATCAAGATGATTGGAATACCGGTACTATTGTAACTGATCAAGACAAACAGTTATTTCAAGCATTACTACAATATGAATTTTTATTAATCACATATGTAACTAGCTGTGCTGATACTAATGTCGAAAGATATTCTCAAAGAATATTAGAGATTTTTGAAAAATTAGGGATTGATACACAATCTAATAACAACAGATTTGTAGCAGGATCAATTACCAATGATGCAGGAGAACGTGTAACTGTAAGTAGAGAAGTTTCGGTAGCAGATATTTCCCGTAATATTTCTGTAGATAACAAGATTAATTTTAAAGGATTTTTAAACACAATTAATAGAATAGATGACTAATAAAAAGCACATCATAAACAAAGTGTTGTTTGAAGTTAATACGACGGATACAAAAACGGCGTATTACCTCAAGGATAATCTTGATGTGTTTTTCAAACAAAGTCTATTACCTACAATTCAAACATATTTTGATAGTATTACCTCTATAAACAATACGATAATAAGGCTTGATAAATTAGAATTAAATATCAATAGTAACGATGTAAAAGATGAGTTGCAGTTACAAATGGCTATAATTAAAGAACTTCAAAAAAAGTTAATCCATAAAAAGGATTCAGAGTTTTCTAAAGAAAAAGGTGCTGAGTTTTTAACTATAGATAAAGGAAAAAGTAATACTGAAACATTCTTACATTTTCTAAAAACGGGTCAAACCCCATGGTGGGATTTAGAAATTGATATTAAACAAGACGCGTTTTTGTCACATATTATTTACAGTAAAGATTTTAGAGTAAAACTTTGTGAAATTTTATTGAATAATCAAGTGCGGAAAAGGTTGATATATCAGTTTTCTAATGAAGAATTATTAAAAATATTAGGAAAAGATAATCCTCAAGTAGAGTTTCCTAAAAAGCTTAAAAAAAGGGTGATCAGAGAACGTTACTGGGAAACAATAATGAAATATTTAACGGATAAGAATCTAAAATCTTTACAAGAAGATCTAATTTCAGTATTTATAAAACTCAATAAAAAAAAGATCAATAAAACTCTAACCAATGAAATTGAAGATGTATTTGAATTAAAAACGATCTTAAATAAGATAAGTTCAGATAAAACAAAACAAGAACAATGGTTAAAATTGAAAATATCATTAATAGATAGCCTGAAAAAAATGGTCTTTAAAGACTCATTGGTAACCCTAGAGGATGGTTTATACAATGGAATACGTAATGATACAAGAAGTAATATCGATACTGGAATACTACAGGAAATAATAGAAGAAAGTGTTAAACGGACACATCAAACTTTAAAAGAACTATTTCATACCTTTAAAGAAGAGATAGTACCTTTTACTTCTACAGTAATATCAAATAAGCTAAAAGAGTTAAAATTTAACCCTGTTAAAAATTCTAAGGGCATAATAAATCAAGCATTCCCCAAAGAATTCTTAGAACAGGATTCTTCTATATATGTACATAATGCAGGTTTAGTATTACTTCACCCGTATTTGGAAAGGTTGTTCATGGAATTAAATCTGCTAAATGAAGAAAGAAAAGTTAAACCAGAAAAGGCAGATTTAGCAATTCATCTGTTGCACTTTATCGCTACCAAAAGAGAAAAGCAACTAGAAAACAATTTAGTTTTTGAAAAATTCTTGTGTGGATATCCAATGGATAAACCCATTCGTAAGAATATAAGATTACCCCAAAAATATAAGGTAGAAGCGGAGCGTATGTTACAAGCGGTATTAAATAATTGGCAAGCTCTCAAAAACACTTCAGTAGATGGTATAAGAGAAAATTTTATTAAAAGATCTGGGAAACTGATGTTGGATGATCAATCTAAATATAGAATGATAGTAGAGCGTAAAACACAGGATATTCTATTAGAGAAATTACCATGGAACCTTAACTTAATTAAGATTCCGTGGATTGATAAACTCTTGTTTGTAGAATGGTAATGTAAATGGGCAGTATGAAAGTAATTACTTAAGGTTTTGAGTATAATGAAATTAAAGAGGATACAATATGAGGTTACAGAGAAAGAAAAAATCGGGGACTCCGGATCAATCGCAAAAAGCTTTTATACAGCCAAAATTAAA
This genomic interval carries:
- a CDS encoding contractile injection system tape measure protein — translated: MTNKKHIINKVLFEVNTTDTKTAYYLKDNLDVFFKQSLLPTIQTYFDSITSINNTIIRLDKLELNINSNDVKDELQLQMAIIKELQKKLIHKKDSEFSKEKGAEFLTIDKGKSNTETFLHFLKTGQTPWWDLEIDIKQDAFLSHIIYSKDFRVKLCEILLNNQVRKRLIYQFSNEELLKILGKDNPQVEFPKKLKKRVIRERYWETIMKYLTDKNLKSLQEDLISVFIKLNKKKINKTLTNEIEDVFELKTILNKISSDKTKQEQWLKLKISLIDSLKKMVFKDSLVTLEDGLYNGIRNDTRSNIDTGILQEIIEESVKRTHQTLKELFHTFKEEIVPFTSTVISNKLKELKFNPVKNSKGIINQAFPKEFLEQDSSIYVHNAGLVLLHPYLERLFMELNLLNEERKVKPEKADLAIHLLHFIATKREKQLENNLVFEKFLCGYPMDKPIRKNIRLPQKYKVEAERMLQAVLNNWQALKNTSVDGIRENFIKRSGKLMLDDQSKYRMIVERKTQDILLEKLPWNLNLIKIPWIDKLLFVEW